In Pseudoxanthobacter soli DSM 19599, a single window of DNA contains:
- the gcvT gene encoding glycine cleavage system aminomethyltransferase GcvT, with product MADSPSKDASTDVSPAAAEALLSTPLHAAHVAAGAKMVPFAGYSMPVQYPLGVLGEHLWTRENAGLFDVSHMGQAFLSGPDWETTAKALEGLVPADILGLGLGRQRYSQLLAEDGGIIDDLMVTRPLTGDPGMLMLVVNASRKAIDFAHLKARLPADVALVEAPDRALVALQGPKAEAVMAKLSPEAAALAFMGAAPVTVAGIAVHVSRSGYTGEDGFEISVASGNAVELWSALLSDEAVKPIGLGARDSLRLEAGLCLYGHDIDETTSPIEAALNWSIAKRRRTEGGFPGAARVQRELAEGPVRLRVGIKPDGRAPAREGTEIRLPGGGSIGVVTSGGFGPSVGGPVAMGYVERPFAAVGTAVELIVRGKPMPATVAALPFVPNRYKR from the coding sequence ATGGCCGACAGCCCCTCCAAGGATGCCTCCACCGACGTGAGCCCGGCTGCCGCCGAAGCGCTCCTGTCAACGCCGCTTCATGCCGCCCACGTGGCGGCAGGCGCCAAGATGGTGCCGTTCGCCGGCTATTCCATGCCGGTGCAGTATCCGCTCGGCGTGCTCGGCGAGCACCTGTGGACCCGCGAGAACGCCGGCCTGTTCGACGTTTCGCACATGGGCCAGGCGTTCCTTTCCGGACCCGACTGGGAGACGACGGCGAAGGCACTCGAAGGCCTTGTGCCGGCCGATATTCTCGGCCTTGGCCTCGGCCGCCAGCGCTACAGCCAGTTGCTCGCCGAAGACGGCGGTATCATCGACGATCTGATGGTCACCCGCCCGCTGACCGGCGACCCGGGCATGCTGATGCTCGTGGTCAACGCCTCGCGCAAGGCGATCGATTTCGCCCACCTCAAGGCCCGCCTGCCCGCCGATGTCGCGCTGGTGGAGGCACCGGACCGGGCGCTCGTCGCGCTTCAGGGCCCGAAGGCCGAGGCGGTGATGGCGAAGCTCTCGCCCGAAGCGGCCGCACTGGCCTTCATGGGCGCCGCGCCGGTGACCGTCGCCGGTATCGCCGTTCACGTCAGCCGCTCGGGCTATACCGGCGAGGACGGGTTCGAGATCTCCGTCGCCTCCGGGAACGCCGTCGAACTCTGGAGTGCTTTGCTGTCCGACGAGGCCGTGAAACCCATTGGCCTCGGCGCCCGGGATTCGCTGCGGCTGGAGGCCGGCCTCTGCCTCTACGGCCACGACATCGACGAGACCACGAGCCCGATCGAGGCCGCGCTCAACTGGTCGATCGCCAAGCGTCGCCGCACGGAAGGCGGCTTTCCCGGCGCCGCGCGGGTGCAGCGCGAGCTTGCCGAAGGCCCGGTGCGCCTCAGGGTCGGCATCAAGCCGGACGGCCGCGCGCCGGCCCGCGAAGGCACCGAGATCCGGCTGCCGGGCGGCGGTTCGATCGGCGTCGTCACCTCGGGCGGCTTCGGCCCGTCGGTCGGCGGCCCGGTGGCGATGGGTTATGTCGAGCGCCCGTTCGCGGCCGTCGGCACGGCGGTGGAACTCATCGTGCGCGGCAAGCCGATGCCGGCGACCGTGGCCGCTCTGCCCTTCGTGCCCAACCGGTACAAGCGCTGA
- a CDS encoding DUF4142 domain-containing protein, with product MKTTTRNAAARIAVALSLLATPALLAPVAATAAESATAAPTTQAFVDTAAPANKFEILSSQIALQKTTNPEIVAFAKKMIHDHTEIGTAFVAALAKSKTGLKPPAGLGPDIDATIARLKSETGVTFEKDYIAAQTAGHKAAVGLFKGYAEGGENPELKAFAAKTLPTIEMHYHMCMQLEKLKL from the coding sequence ATGAAGACGACAACAAGAAACGCGGCCGCCCGGATCGCGGTTGCCCTGAGCCTTCTCGCCACCCCGGCGCTGCTGGCGCCCGTGGCGGCGACGGCGGCCGAATCGGCCACCGCGGCGCCCACGACCCAGGCCTTCGTGGACACGGCGGCGCCCGCCAACAAGTTCGAGATCCTCTCCAGCCAGATCGCGCTGCAGAAGACGACCAATCCCGAGATCGTGGCCTTCGCAAAGAAGATGATCCACGACCACACTGAGATCGGCACGGCGTTCGTCGCCGCGCTGGCCAAGTCCAAGACCGGCCTGAAGCCGCCGGCAGGCCTCGGCCCCGACATCGACGCGACCATCGCGCGTCTGAAGTCGGAAACCGGCGTGACCTTCGAGAAGGACTACATCGCCGCGCAGACCGCCGGCCACAAGGCCGCAGTCGGGCTCTTCAAGGGCTATGCCGAAGGCGGCGAGAACCCGGAGCTGAAGGCGTTCGCCGCCAAGACGCTGCCGACCATCGAGATGCACTACCACATGTGCATGCAGCTCGAGAAACTGAAGCTCTGA
- the ispH gene encoding 4-hydroxy-3-methylbut-2-enyl diphosphate reductase: MSTEITAKAGPLAGTRHDADGRPALSVLLCAPRGFCAGVDRAIQIVELALERYGAPVYVRHEIVHNKYVVESLKRKGAVFVEELHEIPPTEQPVIFSAHGVPKSVPEAADRRNLFVLDATCPLVSKVHKEAEIQYRRGREVVLIGHTGHPEVVGTMGQLPPGTVSLVETVEDARRLVARDPDNLAWITQTTLSVDDTRDIVAVLQERFPTIAAPHKDDICYATTNRQEAVKAVAPAVDAMIVVGAPNSSNSQRLREVAERAGCPRAVLIQRASDIDWRDFAGISRLGIAAGASAPEVLVEEIIDAFANHFDVAVEEVRTAEETISFAVPRELRAVAAAKSAASSAAAPNAPAPAQNAAE, translated from the coding sequence ATGTCGACCGAAATCACAGCCAAGGCAGGGCCGCTCGCCGGCACCAGGCACGACGCTGACGGCCGGCCGGCGCTGTCGGTGCTTCTGTGCGCGCCGCGCGGCTTCTGCGCCGGTGTCGATCGCGCCATCCAGATCGTCGAACTCGCGCTCGAGCGCTATGGCGCGCCGGTCTATGTCCGCCACGAAATCGTCCACAACAAGTATGTCGTGGAATCCCTGAAGCGGAAGGGCGCGGTGTTCGTGGAGGAACTGCACGAGATTCCGCCGACCGAACAGCCGGTCATCTTTTCCGCCCACGGCGTGCCGAAGTCGGTGCCCGAGGCCGCCGATCGCCGTAACCTGTTCGTGCTCGATGCGACCTGTCCGCTTGTTTCCAAGGTCCACAAGGAAGCCGAGATCCAGTATCGGCGGGGTCGCGAGGTCGTGCTGATCGGCCACACCGGACATCCGGAAGTCGTCGGCACCATGGGTCAGCTTCCGCCGGGAACCGTGTCGCTGGTCGAGACGGTCGAGGACGCCCGCAGGCTCGTCGCGCGCGATCCCGACAATCTCGCCTGGATCACCCAGACCACGCTGTCCGTCGACGACACCCGCGACATCGTCGCCGTGCTTCAGGAGCGCTTCCCGACCATCGCCGCGCCCCACAAGGACGATATCTGCTACGCCACGACCAACCGTCAGGAAGCGGTCAAGGCGGTCGCGCCGGCCGTGGATGCGATGATCGTGGTCGGTGCGCCGAATTCGTCGAACTCCCAGCGTTTGCGGGAGGTGGCGGAGCGGGCCGGCTGTCCGCGTGCCGTGCTGATCCAGCGCGCGAGCGACATCGACTGGCGCGACTTCGCAGGCATCTCACGCCTCGGCATCGCGGCCGGCGCCTCGGCGCCGGAGGTGCTGGTGGAGGAGATCATCGACGCCTTCGCCAACCATTTCGACGTGGCGGTGGAAGAAGTCCGTACCGCCGAGGAGACCATCTCCTTCGCCGTTCCGCGCGAACTGCGGGCGGTCGCGGCGGCCAAATCGGCAGCATCCTCGGCTGCTGCCCCGAATGCTCCGGCGCCCGCGCAGAACGCGGCCGAATGA
- a CDS encoding homoserine kinase: MAVYTEVADEDLGRFLARYDIGRVQSCKGIAEGVENTNYLLQTTGGRFILTLYEKRVDRADLPFFLGLMQHLAARGVNCPTPVLAKDGVALGELAGRPAVIVTFLEGMWPRRPAVSHCAELGAALAGLHLAGADFSIPRRNALGHAAWAPLFAQSRDRADTVQDGLAAEVDETLAVLDASWPGDLPAGVIHADLFPDNAFFLDDRLSGIIDFYFACNDLYAYDVSVCLNAWCFEQDGAFNVTKARALIGAYRRVRPLSAGELAALPVLARGSALRFLLTRLHDWLRVPPGALVVPKNPLEYLRKMRFHAGIADVRDYGVEP; the protein is encoded by the coding sequence ATGGCCGTCTATACGGAAGTCGCCGACGAGGATCTCGGACGGTTCCTCGCCCGCTACGATATCGGCCGCGTGCAGTCCTGCAAGGGCATCGCGGAAGGCGTCGAGAACACCAACTACCTGCTCCAGACCACCGGCGGACGCTTCATCCTCACGCTCTACGAGAAGCGGGTGGATCGCGCCGACCTGCCGTTCTTTCTCGGTCTGATGCAGCATCTCGCCGCCCGGGGCGTGAACTGCCCGACCCCCGTGCTCGCCAAAGATGGTGTCGCGCTCGGCGAACTCGCCGGTCGGCCGGCGGTGATCGTGACGTTCCTGGAAGGCATGTGGCCTCGGCGGCCAGCCGTTTCCCACTGTGCCGAACTCGGCGCCGCGCTCGCCGGACTGCATCTGGCCGGAGCCGATTTTTCGATCCCGCGCCGCAATGCCCTCGGCCACGCCGCCTGGGCTCCGCTTTTCGCGCAGTCCCGCGACCGCGCGGACACCGTGCAGGACGGGCTCGCGGCGGAAGTCGACGAGACGCTCGCCGTTCTCGACGCTTCGTGGCCGGGCGACCTGCCGGCGGGCGTGATCCATGCCGATCTCTTCCCCGACAACGCCTTCTTCCTCGACGACCGGCTTTCGGGGATCATCGACTTCTATTTCGCCTGTAACGATCTCTATGCTTACGACGTGTCGGTCTGCCTCAACGCCTGGTGCTTCGAGCAGGACGGCGCGTTCAACGTCACCAAGGCGCGGGCGCTGATCGGTGCCTATCGCCGCGTGCGGCCGCTCTCCGCCGGCGAACTCGCGGCATTGCCCGTCCTCGCCCGCGGCTCGGCGCTGCGCTTCCTGCTGACGCGGCTGCACGACTGGCTGAGGGTGCCGCCCGGTGCGCTGGTGGTGCCGAAGAACCCGCTCGAATATCTGCGCAAGATGCGCTTTCACGCCGGCATCGCCGACGTGCGCGACTACGGGGTCGAACCGTGA
- the rnhA gene encoding ribonuclease HI translates to MSETGRVVAYTDGACSGNPGPGGWGVLLRWNGHEKELMGGEPLTTNNRMELMAAISALESLKRPMTIDLFTDSQYVRNGIMSWIHGWRRNGWKTADKKPVKNVELWQRLDEAQARHEIVWHWVKGHAGEEGNERVDALARAGMAPFMPARRSREGQA, encoded by the coding sequence GTGAGCGAGACCGGCCGGGTGGTGGCCTATACCGACGGCGCATGCAGCGGCAATCCCGGCCCGGGCGGATGGGGCGTGCTGCTGCGCTGGAACGGCCATGAGAAGGAACTCATGGGCGGGGAGCCGCTGACCACCAACAACCGCATGGAACTCATGGCGGCGATCTCGGCGCTCGAATCGCTGAAGCGTCCGATGACGATCGATCTTTTCACCGACAGCCAATATGTCCGCAACGGCATCATGAGCTGGATCCACGGCTGGCGCCGCAACGGCTGGAAGACCGCCGACAAGAAGCCGGTGAAGAACGTGGAGCTCTGGCAGCGCCTCGACGAGGCCCAGGCCCGCCACGAGATCGTCTGGCACTGGGTCAAGGGCCATGCCGGAGAAGAAGGCAACGAGCGGGTCGATGCGCTCGCCCGCGCCGGGATGGCGCCGTTCATGCCCGCGCGCCGGTCCCGCGAAGGACAGGCGTAA
- a CDS encoding site-specific DNA-methyltransferase, whose translation MASASPAPAAAGLPLDRILIGDCVAHLMSLPAQSVDVIFADPPYNLQLEGALHRPDQSLVDAVDDAWDQFESFEAYDDFTRAWLAACRRVLKPNGTLWVIGSYHNIFRVGTAMQNLGFWLLNDVVWVKANPMPNFRGRRFANAHETLIWASKGKDAKNYTFNYHALKAFNDDLQMRSDWMLPICSGGERLKDEDGAKVHPTQKPESLLYRVLLSSTNPGDVVLDPFFGTGTTGVVAKRLGRRFIGIEREAGYAAAAEARIAAVEPAPQASLGVVAGKRTAPRVPFGSLIEAGLVTPGLELTCARGRHRAVVRADGSLESGPHVGSIHKVGALVQGFDACNGWTFWHVEREAGLQPIDALRDLVRIGSAVAAE comes from the coding sequence ATGGCTTCAGCGTCGCCGGCTCCGGCCGCCGCCGGGCTGCCGCTCGACCGCATTCTCATCGGCGACTGCGTCGCGCATCTGATGAGCCTGCCGGCGCAGTCGGTGGACGTGATCTTCGCTGATCCGCCCTACAACCTTCAGCTCGAGGGCGCCCTGCATCGTCCCGACCAGTCGCTCGTCGACGCGGTCGACGACGCCTGGGACCAGTTCGAATCCTTCGAGGCCTACGACGACTTCACCCGCGCATGGCTCGCCGCCTGCCGTCGGGTGTTGAAGCCGAACGGCACGCTGTGGGTCATCGGCTCCTACCACAATATCTTCCGCGTCGGCACGGCGATGCAGAACCTCGGGTTCTGGCTGCTGAATGACGTGGTGTGGGTCAAGGCCAACCCGATGCCGAATTTCCGCGGCCGACGGTTCGCCAATGCTCACGAGACGCTGATCTGGGCGTCTAAGGGCAAGGACGCAAAGAACTACACCTTCAATTATCACGCGCTGAAGGCGTTCAATGACGACCTGCAGATGCGGTCGGACTGGATGCTGCCGATCTGTTCCGGCGGCGAACGGCTGAAGGACGAGGACGGCGCCAAGGTCCATCCGACCCAGAAGCCCGAATCGCTGCTCTACCGGGTGCTGCTGTCGTCGACCAATCCCGGTGACGTTGTGCTGGACCCGTTCTTCGGCACCGGCACGACCGGCGTCGTCGCCAAGCGGCTCGGCCGGCGCTTCATCGGCATCGAGCGCGAAGCGGGCTACGCCGCGGCCGCCGAGGCGAGGATCGCCGCGGTCGAACCTGCGCCCCAGGCGTCGCTCGGCGTCGTCGCCGGCAAGCGGACCGCGCCGCGCGTGCCGTTCGGCTCGCTGATCGAGGCCGGGCTGGTGACGCCCGGGCTGGAACTGACGTGCGCGCGCGGGCGGCACCGGGCGGTGGTGCGGGCCGATGGCTCGCTGGAATCCGGTCCGCATGTCGGCTCCATCCACAAGGTCGGCGCGCTGGTGCAGGGCTTCGATGCCTGCAACGGCTGGACCTTCTGGCATGTCGAGCGCGAAGCCGGCCTGCAGCCGATCGATGCCCTGCGCGATCTCGTGCGGATCGGATCGGCGGTCGCCGCCGAATAG
- the mutY gene encoding A/G-specific adenine glycosylase, whose amino-acid sequence MIAQRPAPSAADLLAWYDRHARRLPWRVGPAERRAGIVADPYRVWLSEIMLQQTTVAAVKDYFETFTRRWPTVAALAAAPDEDVMKAWAGLGYYARARNLKRCAETVAFSLDGRFPSDEAGLLALPGIGAYTAAAVAAIAFGRPAAVVDGNVERVVTRIAAIATPLPAAKAAVRAFVETLVPGDRPGEFAEAMMDLGATICTPKRPACGLCPWNGSCAAREAGTQEAFPVKAAKAERPVRRGAAFVAVRPDGAVLVRKRPDKGLLGGMTEFPTSAWTTDDGAPPPRRGRKPKTAAPVVAPAGRASPIADASAAAPFPAGWRRMMAPVEHTFTHFHLVLEVYRAEVPASTPAGDGWWSQPSEIDGEALPSVFRKVLAAAGR is encoded by the coding sequence ATGATCGCGCAACGTCCCGCTCCTTCCGCCGCCGACCTTCTCGCCTGGTACGACCGCCACGCCCGCCGCCTGCCCTGGCGCGTGGGACCGGCGGAGCGCCGGGCGGGAATTGTCGCCGATCCGTACCGCGTCTGGCTTTCGGAAATCATGCTGCAACAGACGACGGTCGCGGCAGTGAAGGACTATTTCGAGACCTTCACGCGGCGCTGGCCGACCGTCGCCGCGCTCGCCGCGGCCCCGGACGAAGACGTGATGAAGGCGTGGGCGGGGCTCGGCTATTACGCCCGTGCCCGCAATCTCAAGCGCTGCGCGGAGACCGTCGCCTTCAGCCTCGACGGACGCTTTCCCTCGGACGAAGCCGGTCTGCTCGCCCTGCCGGGGATCGGGGCGTACACGGCGGCAGCCGTCGCCGCCATCGCCTTCGGCAGGCCGGCTGCGGTCGTCGACGGCAATGTCGAGCGGGTCGTGACGCGGATCGCGGCCATCGCGACGCCACTGCCCGCCGCGAAAGCAGCGGTGCGGGCCTTCGTCGAAACCCTCGTGCCGGGAGACCGACCCGGCGAGTTCGCCGAGGCGATGATGGATCTCGGCGCGACCATCTGCACGCCGAAACGGCCCGCCTGCGGCCTTTGCCCATGGAACGGCTCCTGCGCTGCCCGCGAGGCGGGAACGCAGGAGGCATTTCCGGTCAAGGCGGCAAAGGCGGAACGGCCGGTGCGGCGCGGCGCGGCGTTCGTGGCCGTCAGGCCCGACGGCGCGGTGCTGGTGCGCAAGCGGCCGGACAAGGGCCTGCTCGGCGGCATGACGGAATTTCCGACGAGTGCATGGACGACCGACGACGGCGCGCCACCGCCGCGTCGCGGGCGGAAGCCGAAGACCGCAGCGCCCGTCGTGGCGCCGGCCGGCCGTGCCTCGCCAATTGCGGATGCGAGCGCCGCAGCGCCGTTCCCGGCCGGCTGGAGGCGGATGATGGCGCCCGTCGAGCACACCTTTACCCACTTCCATCTGGTGCTGGAGGTCTATCGCGCCGAGGTGCCGGCGAGCACGCCGGCAGGCGACGGGTGGTGGTCGCAGCCCTCCGAGATCGACGGCGAGGCATTGCCGTCGGTGTTCCGCAAGGTACTGGCGGCTGCGGGACGCTGA
- a CDS encoding DUF721 domain-containing protein — protein MSSIYDERPDFRPGRRRAARPLADIIGPAIEDACRRRGFASSEIVTLWPEIVDSALARRSRPECIKWPRRMPGDDGPRPGTLVVRCDGAGAMVISHQAPVIIERVNALFGWRAVERVRVVQRPPPPEADSGRRRLRPLAPQEDAHLAGMIGEETPAPLASALRRLGRGVIGASPRREPSA, from the coding sequence ATGAGCAGCATCTACGACGAGCGGCCCGATTTCCGGCCCGGACGGCGGCGTGCCGCCCGTCCGCTGGCGGATATCATCGGCCCGGCGATCGAGGACGCCTGCCGGCGCCGGGGGTTCGCCTCGTCCGAGATCGTCACGCTCTGGCCCGAGATCGTCGATTCGGCGTTGGCACGCCGCAGCCGTCCCGAGTGCATCAAGTGGCCGCGGCGGATGCCAGGCGACGATGGCCCCCGGCCGGGAACGCTGGTGGTGCGCTGCGATGGCGCTGGCGCCATGGTCATCAGCCACCAGGCGCCCGTCATCATCGAACGCGTCAATGCGCTGTTCGGCTGGCGCGCTGTCGAGCGCGTCCGCGTGGTCCAGCGCCCCCCGCCTCCCGAGGCGGACTCGGGCCGGCGGCGTCTTCGGCCGCTGGCACCCCAGGAAGATGCCCATCTCGCGGGGATGATCGGTGAGGAGACGCCGGCGCCGCTCGCCTCCGCCCTCAGGCGTCTCGGCCGCGGGGTGATCGGCGCTTC